Within the Miscanthus floridulus cultivar M001 chromosome 2, ASM1932011v1, whole genome shotgun sequence genome, the region CTCCTCTAGGCTAATTTTTTTTTAAAGGCTACTATTATTGGGGTTATTATGCTATATAACAAtctcgttcggcttgctgaaacttggctgaaaccgattgaaaacactgttctgactaaattattatgagagaaaaatattgtttcgactgaaaaaacaagtcgaacaagCAGATTTCTgggcaagccgaacggggccgtaTCACCTTCGACAATATATCACGTCGCTTGGTGTTGGATTCCACGGCGCCATGAGGCTGTGCAGGGCCAAGAGGTGGCTCAGGTTTGAAGGGCAGCAGGGACAAGGAGATCATGCTGCCGCATCTGCACACACGGCTTGAATTTGAACATTGAAGTTTGAACTGTCACGGGCAGGCAGATCAATCGATACGAAAAACAGGATGCTACATCCTACATTTCTGGTTCCAAACCTGTAAAAATGAAAATCATCATTGTACTAAAGATTTGTGTCGTGTCATACATACATATATCCATGCGCTCATCTCATCAGAACCCTGACTGTCCCAACTCACATACATACAGATATCCGCTTCATATTTACGACTTCAATACATAATACAAATCTGATCTGACACTGACATCTACATGACCAATAGCTCAATAATCAAGAACGTAGACACGAAAAGGGATGGATGTCTAGTCTCTAATAGAGGTAATCCAGATATCTGCATCGGTAATTCACATCGCATCCATGGACACGAGAAGCACGGCGACCGCGGCGGCAGACAGAGCCGTCAAGCCGGCGCGCGACAACCCACGCGGCACGCCGTTGTAAGGGTTGAGCGTGCCGCTCGGCCCGAACGACCCGGTGCCATTGAAGGAACCCGGCGGGGTGCCGAAGCCCGGTCCAAAGCCGCCTCCAGCTGGCGGGGTGAAGCCGGACGGAGGGGTGAACTCCGACGACGACGGGGGGCTGGAGCCGACTGGAGGAGTGAAGCCCGTCAGAGGGGAGAGGCTGGTCGGCGGGCTCGCGCCCACCGGCACGCTCGAGTTGGAGCCTCCCGCCGTGGAGCTGAAACCGCAACGCGTGCCAAGAAAACGAGATCACGTCAGACTGTCAGTCTAGCAAGCGTTCCGAGTGGTTGGCAGAACATAACAGAACTGGTGCGTGCAGAAATTGCAGAGTTTGAAATAAACCGTGCTCACCTTCCCGCGAAAACGCAAGAGCCTGAACCTGAAACGAGCAGTCACACGAAGGCGTTAATCAGTGCTCACGAACACTGCTCAATCTCTTGATGTAAAAAGGAAATGAAAAGATACTTGGGTCACTGGTTGTGGTGGTGGCGGTGCCGTTGAAGGAGCAGGTGGCGCCGGTGCTGGCCATCTTTTGGTAGTACTCGTTGTAGGCGTAGGACGCGAGCGCCGGCAGCTTGTTCTGCTGGTAGCAGGCGCCGCCGGGCTGGATGGCGGAGCAGTCGGCGTGGCCCGGCCCGCACGCCCAGTTGAGCCCGGCCTGCAGCGCCGCCGGGTCCGCGTTCTGCAGCGCCACGCAGAACGTCCCCGTCGCCAGCGACCGCCGCTGACCACCCGTGTAACCGTAGCCGTAGTAGTAGTACGGCACCACCGCCACgccgctgccggccgcgaggtcCGCCGCGATCACGGGGACGCGTGAGACGCCCAGCGCGCGCATCGCGGCGTACGCGGCGTCGACCTTGGCGTCGCTGACCACCGACGGCCGTGACTTAAGGAACAGCGGCGATCCCGACGACTCGAGGAACCGAAGGACGTGGGCCACGACGCCCGACCACGCCGGGTCCGACAGCGCCTCGCTGGACAGCGGACTGGACACCTTGACGCGGTCGCCGAGGCCCGCGGCGGCGAGCGCGGACCGGAGGTTCCGCATCGCCGGGACCAGGAAGTAGGCGCTGCTGCCCGGGGAGCTTGCCACCAGCACGTCGTCGCCCGCCACAACGTGCGTGATCCTGGTCGCCGGGAGGAACCGCGCGATGTTGGCGGCGACCCAGAGGTCGGCCTCCTCCTGGAACTCGGCCACGTGCTCCAGCTGCTCGTTGGGGATGGTGACCATCACCTCTGCGTCGTCGATGCCTGCCAGGGAGCTCAGCAGCGCAGGGTCCGCTCCGCACACGCGAGCTTGCCTCGTCTGCTTAGACTGAACGAGCTTGGCGAACTCTGACGGAGAGTTTTCTGATGCCATCAGTACCACGCCTGCGGGTTTGTGGAAATGGAAATTTGTACTGTAAGTAAATCCGGCTTTAGCCCAAATAGCAATGCAGCCCAATACACTGTAATTCAGACTTCAGTATTTCAGAGCAGGATTTTAGACGAAGTTAATTACTGGTTACACGTGCCAAACAGCATCATTGATTTTATATAAAACGAGACAATAGTGAGAAGATCGTTCAGATAAGCTTGGGCATGGCACAAGTGTCCTTACGCCCTTGTTGACTCAAGATAAGGCATGGAAAGGGTGCAAAAAGCACAGGCATATCCCTACTCCTTTGTACTAGCTTATGAAAAAAAAGGCCCCTTGGAATCCTCTACACTTTATTCAGTTATCGGCATACATGACATGCATGCATTTCTAGCGAAGCAAAGCATCTTTAGGGACACGAAAGAGAGTTGTTTTTAGGGATGACAGGAAACGATAAAGAAAAGTGAGGAAGGAACAAGGAACCCGGTGCCTCTGAACTCTGAAGACTCGGGGAAAAGGCGCCGAAACCTGCGTAGAACGTAACATACATACCTGATACGTTGCAGAGAAGGAAggcgaaggagaagaagatgcatCCCTTCCACCGGTTCTGCAACATCCTCACACCCCAAGATGTGCAATCGAAGGCCTTGTGTAGCGATTCCGCCGATAACTGAAATGATCAGCTCGACGGTTTCAGAGTTTAATGCAGAGATGTAACTGAAAATATATACTACTCCTCTGTTGAAGAATAATATACAATATTTTAATTTTATCTCAACATTTAATAACCAAGCAAATATAAGAGAATACATCAATATCTGCTATAGCATGAAATGAGTTTTGTTGAATTTAACATGAAACATGTACTAATAGTGTATTTATTTGG harbors:
- the LOC136539795 gene encoding glucan endo-1,3-beta-glucosidase 4-like isoform X2, producing MLQNRWKGCIFFSFAFLLCNVSGVVLMASENSPSEFAKLVQSKQTRQARVCGADPALLSSLAGIDDAEVMVTIPNEQLEHVAEFQEEADLWVAANIARFLPATRITHVVAGDDVLVASSPGSSAYFLVPAMRNLRSALAAAGLGDRVKVSSPLSSEALSDPAWSGVVAHVLRFLESSGSPLFLKSRPSVVSDAKVDAAYAAMRALGVSRVPVIAADLAAGSGVAVVPYYYYGYGYTGGQRRSLATGTFCVALQNADPAALQAGLNWACGPGHADCSAIQPGGACYQQNKLPALASYAYNEYYQKMASTGATCSFNGTATTTTSDPSSGSCVFAGSSTAGGSNSSVPVGASPPTSLSPLTGFTPPVGSSPPSSSEFTPPSGFTPPAGGGFGPGFGTPPGSFNGTGSFGPSGTLNPYNGVPRGLSRAGLTALSAAAVAVLLVSMDAM
- the LOC136539795 gene encoding glucan endo-1,3-beta-glucosidase 4-like isoform X1 translates to MPSSSSLNLSFFLDGGSATFLVFGEVYNSTSLSAESLHKAFDCTSWGVRMLQNRWKGCIFFSFAFLLCNVSGVVLMASENSPSEFAKLVQSKQTRQARVCGADPALLSSLAGIDDAEVMVTIPNEQLEHVAEFQEEADLWVAANIARFLPATRITHVVAGDDVLVASSPGSSAYFLVPAMRNLRSALAAAGLGDRVKVSSPLSSEALSDPAWSGVVAHVLRFLESSGSPLFLKSRPSVVSDAKVDAAYAAMRALGVSRVPVIAADLAAGSGVAVVPYYYYGYGYTGGQRRSLATGTFCVALQNADPAALQAGLNWACGPGHADCSAIQPGGACYQQNKLPALASYAYNEYYQKMASTGATCSFNGTATTTTSDPSSGSCVFAGSSTAGGSNSSVPVGASPPTSLSPLTGFTPPVGSSPPSSSEFTPPSGFTPPAGGGFGPGFGTPPGSFNGTGSFGPSGTLNPYNGVPRGLSRAGLTALSAAAVAVLLVSMDAM